A single genomic interval of Pyrus communis chromosome 5, drPyrComm1.1, whole genome shotgun sequence harbors:
- the LOC137733321 gene encoding phenylacetaldehyde reductase-like, producing MSTGESKTVCVTGASGYIASSLVKLLLQKGYTVKATVRDPNDAKKTEHLLSLDGAKERLHLFKADLLEEGSFDAVIDGCVGVFHTATPVQFSATDPQVEIIEPAVKGTLNVLKSCAKFPAVKRVVLTSSLAAVKVNGKPLTSDVVIDETWYSDPLFCEEIKQWYPLSKTLAEEAAWKFAKGNGIDLVAIHPGFAIGPLLRPTLNLSVGFLLNLMNGIKTPFIDYAFVDVRDIAFAHIQAFEVPSASGRYCLVAQVADGPDTLKILQELYPTLSLPEPGNPSGSKFQVSKDKAKCLGITFRPLETSLKDTVESLKEKGFLKF from the exons atgagtaCCGGAGAATCAAAGACTGTATGTGTAACAGGAGCTTCTGGTTACATAGCATCATCGCTGGTGAAGCTCTTACTGCAAAAGGGTTATACCGTCAAAGCCACTGTTCGCGATCCAA ATGATGCAAAGAAAACAGAACACTTGCTCTCATTAGATGGAGCCAAGGAGAGGCTTCATTTGTTCAAAGCGGATTTATTAGAAGAAGGATCATTTGACGCCGTAATTGATGGATGTGTAGGTGTTTTTCATACAGCAACGCCTGTACAATTTTCAGCCACTGACCCACAG GTAGAAATAATTGAGCCTGCAGTGAAAGGAACACTTAATGTTCTAAAATCATGCGCAAAATTCCCCGCTGTCAAGAGAGTGGTTTTAACATCTTCTCTGGCTGCAGTAAAGGTGAATGGAAAACCTCTGACCTCTGATGTGGTTATTGATGAAACATGGTACTCGGATCCACTGTTTTGCGAAGAGATCAAG CAATGGTATCCTCTCTCAAAAACTTTAGCTGAGGAGGCCGCCTGGAAATTTGCCAAAGGAAATGGGATTGACTTGGTAGCAATACATCCGGGGTTTGCGATTGGTCCACTCTTACGGCCAACTCTTAATCTCTCCGTTGGGTTTCTTCTGAATTTAATGAATG GTATCAAAACACCTTTTATAGACTACGCATTCGTGGACGTTAGAGATATTGCCTTTGCTCATATTCAAGCATTTGAAGTTCCTTCAGCTAGTGGTAGATATTGTTTAGTAGCACAAGTTGCTGATGGTCCCGATACCCTAAAGATTTTACAAGAGCTTTACCCCACATTGAGCCTTCCTGAGCCTGGCAATCCTTCTGGCTCCAAGTTTCAAGTGTCCAAGGATAAAGCAAAATGTTTGGGAATCACTTTCCGTCCTCTGGAAACGAGTCTCAAGGACACTGTTGAAAGCCTCAAGGAGAAGGGCTTCCTCAAGTTTTGA
- the LOC137733415 gene encoding serine/threonine-protein kinase BLUS1-like, producing MATSSSSSSHHDNPQKVQFPLDSAAYKNLQKIGFGGKAVVYKAICVPLNSAIVAIKSVNLNQSTADFEGKLRGTKTFSLFHRNILSHHCSFTTADRRLWVVMPFMAFGSLQSIISSAFPQGLPEPCIAVVLKETLNAMSYLHGQGHVHGDIKPENILVDSDGSVKLADFGVSASFYGADHSTGTNYTSATAYRVAPNGGGCKVDILAFGMTALELADGGSPMSGLSLFLESEILKVKKRYQFSDCENIIKDFKNKKYSVAFLDMMGPCLDQDPAKRPAAETLLKHSFFHNCRGKDFLAETMLRHSESVEERLKKRNWGLGDLLDPNESD from the coding sequence ATGGCGACTTCTTCGTCTTCCTCCTCCCACCATGATAACCCACAAAAGGTTCAATTCCCGTTGGACTCGGCCGCGTATAAAAACCTCCAAAAAATTGGCTTCGGCGGCAAGGCCGTCGTCTACAAGGCCATCTGCGTTCCCTTGAACTCTGCAATCGTCGCAATCAAGTCCGTCAACCTCAATCAATCCACGGCCGATTTCGAGGGCAAGCTACGCGGCACCAAGACCTTTTCTCTTTTCCACCGCAACATTCTCAGCCACCATTGCTCCTTCACCACCGCTGACCGCCGTCTCTGGGTGGTCATGCCGTTCATGGCCTTCGGCTCTCTGCAGTCCATAATCTCCTCTGCTTTCCCGCAAGGATTACCAGAGCCCTGCATTGCTGTCGTCCTGAAAGAGACGCTAAACGCCATGTCGTATCTCCATGGCCAGGGACACGTCCACGGCGACATCAAGCCCGAAAATATCTTGGTCGACTCTGATGGGTCCGTTAAGCTCGCCGATTTTGGGGTCTCTGCTTCTTTCTACGGCGCCGATCATTCAACTGGGACAAACTACACTTCGGCAACAGCCTATAGGGTGGCGCCCAATGGAGGTGGATGCAAGGTGGATATCTTGGCATTTGGGATGACGGCGCTCGAATTGGCTGACGGTGGCTCTCCTATGTCTGGCCTGTCGCTGTTTTTGGAGTCTGAGATTCTGAAGGTCAAGAAGAGGTACCAGTTTTCTGATTGCGAAAACATcatcaaagatttcaagaaCAAGAAGTACTCTGTGGCTTTCCTGGACATGATGGGTCCTTGCCTTGATCAGGACCCTGCAAAGAGGCCGGCAGCAGAGACGCTGCTGAAGCACTCGTTTTTCCACAACTGCAGGGGCAAGGATTTTCTGGCAGAGACTATGCTTCGGCATTCGGAGAGTGTTGAGGAGAggttgaagaaaagaaattggGGTTTGGGTGACTTGTTGGACCCTAATGAAAGTGATTAG
- the LOC137733795 gene encoding phenylacetaldehyde reductase-like: MSTGESKTVCVTGASGYVASWLVKLLLQKGYTVKATVRDPNDAKKTEHLLSLDGAKERLHLFKADFLEEGSFDAVIDGCVGVFHTASPAQFSVTDPQVEIIEPAVKGTLNVLNSCTKFPAVKRVVITSSLASVGLSGKPLTSDVVMDETWYSDPFFCEMTKQWYPLSKTLAEEAAWKFAKGNGIDLVTIHPGNAIGPPLQPTLNLSVEFLLNLMSGIETPFINYTFVDVRDVAFAHIQAFEVPSASGRYCLVAQVADGPDTLKILRELYPTLTLPEPGNPSGSKFQVSKEKAKCLGITFLPLETSLKDTVESLMEKGFLKF; encoded by the exons atgagtacCGGAGAATCAAAGACTGTATGTGTAACAGGAGCTTCCGGTTACGTAGCATCATGGCTGGTGAAGCTCTTACTGCAAAAGGGTTATACCGTCAAAGCCACTGTTCGCGATCCAA ATGATGCAAAGAAAACAGAACACTTGCTCTCATTAGATGGAGCAAAGGAGAGGCTTCATTTGTTCAAAGCGGATTTTTTAGAAGAAGGATCATTTGACGCCGTAATTGATGGATGTGTAGGCGTTTTTCATACAGCATCGCCTGCACAATTTTCAGTCACTGACCCACAG GTAGAAATAATTGAGCCTGCAGTGAAGGGAACACTTAATGTTCTAAATTCATGCACAAAATTCCCCGCTGTCAAGAGGGTGGTTATAACATCCTCTCTGGCTTCAGTAGGGTTGAGTGGAAAACCTCTGACCTCTGATGTGGTTATGGATGAAACATGGTACTCGGATCCATTTTTTTGCGAGATGACCAAG CAATGGTATCCTCTCTCAAAAACTTTAGCTGAGGAGGCCGCCTGGAAATTTGCCAAAGGAAATGGTATTGACTTGGTAACAATACATCCAGGGAATGCGATTGGTCCACCCTTACAGCCAACCCTTAATCTCTCCGTCGAGTTTCTTCTGAATTTAATGAGTG GTATCGAAACACCTTTTATAAACTATACATTTGTGGATGTTAGAGATGTTGCCTTTGCTCATATTCAAGCATTTGAAGTTCCTTCAGCTAGTGGCAGATATTGTTTAGTTGCACAAGTTGCTGATGGTCCCGATACTCTAAAGATTTTACGAGAGCTTTACCCCACATTGACCCTTCCTGAGCCTGGCAATCCTTCTGGCTCCAAGTTTCAAGTGTCCAAGGAGAAGGCAAAATGTTTGGGAATCACTTTCCTTCCTCTGGAAACAAGTCTCAAGGACACTGTTGAAAGCCTCATGGAGAAGGGCTTCCTCAAGTTTTGA
- the LOC137733513 gene encoding serine/threonine-protein kinase BLUS1-like — protein sequence MATSSSSSSHQDNPQKVQFPLDSAAYENLQEIGSGDKAVVYKAVCVPMNSAIVAIKSVDLNQSTTDFESKLRDTKTLSLSHPNILSDHCSFTTAEGRLWVVMPFMAFGSLQSIIISSPAFPQGLPEPCIAVFLKETLNAMLYLHGQGQAHGDIKPGNILVDSDGSVKLADFGVSASFYGTDHSTGTNDTSATPTETNETSAMPDRVAPYGDGCKVDIWAFGITALELARGCPPLSGLPPLLESQILKVKNRYQFSDYESIIKDFKNKEYSVAFKDLVGSCLDQDPAKRPAAETLLKHSFFNNCRGKDFLLETVLRRLESVEERFKKRNRGLGDLLGKEEYGGDQAKVGP from the coding sequence ATGGCgacttcttcgtcttcttcctccCACCAAGATAACCCACAAAAGGTCCAATTCCCGTTGGACTCCGCCGCGTATGAAAACCTCCAAGAAATTGGCTCCGGCGACAAGGCCGTTGTCTACAAGGCCGTCTGCGTCCCCATGAACTCTGCAATCGTTGCAATCAAGTCCGTCGACCTCAACCAATCAACGACCGATTTTGAGAGCAAGCTACGCGACACCAAGACTCTGTCTCTTTCCCACCCCAACATTCTCAGCGACCATTGCTCCTTCACCACCGCCGAGGGCCGTCTCTGGGTGGTCATGCCGTTCATGGCTTTCGGCTCTCTGCAGTCCATAATAATCTCATCCCCTGCTTTCCCGCAAGGATTACCAGAGCCCTGCATTGCTGTCTTCCTGAAAGAGACGCTAAATGCCATGTTGTATCTCCATGGCCAGGGACAAGCCCACGGCGACATCAAGCCCGGAAACATCTTGGTTGACTCTGATGGGTCCGTCAAGCTCGCCGATTTCGGGGTCTCTGCTTCTTTCTACGGCACCGATCATTCAACTGGGACAAATGACACTTCGGCAACGCCAACTGAGACAAACGAGACTTCGGCAATGCCTGATAGGGTGGCGCCCTACGGAGATGGATGCAAGGTGGATATCTGGGCATTTGGGATCACGGCGCTGGAATTGGCTCGCGGCTGTCCTCCCCTGTCTGGCCTGCCACCGTTATTGGAGTCTCAGATTCTAAAGGTCAAGAACAGGTACCAGTTTTCTGACTATGAAAGCATcatcaaagatttcaagaaCAAGGAGTACTCTGTGGCTTTCAAGGACTTGGTGGGTTCTTGCCTTGATCAGGACCCGGCGAAGAGGCCGGCGGCAGAGACGCTGCTGaagcactcgtttttcaataaCTGCAGGGGCAAGGATTTTCTGCTGGAGACTGTGCTTCGGCGTTTGGAGAGCGTTGAGGAAAGGTTCAAGAAAAGAAATAGGGGTTTGGGTGACTTGTTGGGCAAGGAAGAATATGGAGGTGATCAAGCTAAAGTTGGACCCTAA
- the LOC137733323 gene encoding phenylacetaldehyde reductase-like: MSTGESKTVCVTGASGYIASWLVKLLLQKGYTVKATVRNPNDAKKTEHLLSLDGAKERLHLFKADLLEEGSFDAVIDGCVGVFHTASPAQFSATDPQVEIIEPAVKGTLNVLKSCAKFPAVKRVVITSSLASVRLSGKPLTSDVVMDETWYSDPLFCKEIKQWYPLSKTLAEEAAWKFAKGNGIDLVTIHPGFVIGPLLQPSLNLSVEFLLNLMSGIETPFINYAFVDVRDVAFAHIQAFEVPSASGRYCLVAQVADGPDTLKILRELYPTLSLCEPGNPSGSKFQVSREKAKCLGITFLPLETSLKDTVESLMEKGFLKF; this comes from the exons atgagtacCGGAGAATCAAAAACTGTATGTGTAACAGGAGCTTCTGGTTACATAGCGTCATGGCTCGTGAAGCTCTTACTGCAAAAGGGTTATACCGTCAAAGCCACTGTTCGCAATCCAA ATGATGCAAAGAAAACAGAACACTTGCTCTCATTAGATGGAGCAAAGGAGAGGCTTCATTTGTTCAAAGCGGATTTATTAGAAGAAGGATCATTTGACGCCGTAATTGATGGATGTGTAGGCGTTTTTCATACAGCATCGCCTGCACAATTTTCAGCCACTGACCCACAG GTAGAAATAATTGAGCCTGCAGTGAAAGGAACACTTAATGTTCTAAAATCATGCGCAAAATTCCCCGCTGTCAAGAGAGTGGTTATAACATCTTCTCTGGCTTCAGTAAGGTTGAGTGGAAAACCTCTGACCTCTGATGTGGTTATGGATGAAACATGGTACTCGGATCCACTTTTTTGCAAGGAGATCAAG CAATGGTATCCTCTCTCAAAAACTTTAGCTGAGGAGGCCGCCTGGAAATTTGCCAAAGGAAATGGGATTGACTTGGTAACAATACATCCAGGGTTTGTGATTGGTCCACTCTTACAGCCAAGTCTTAATCTCTCCGTCGAGTTTCTTCTGAATTTAATGAGTG GTATCGAAACACCTTTTATAAACTATGCATTTGTGGATGTTAGAGATGTTGCCTTTGCTCATATTCAAGCATTTGAAGTTCCTTCAGCTAGTGGCAGATATTGTTTAGTTGCACAAGTTGCTGATGGTCCCGATACTCTAAAGATTTTACGAGAGCTTTACCCCACATTGAGCCTTTGTGAGCCTGGCAATCCTTCTGGCTCCAAGTTTCAAGTGTCCAGGGAGAAAGCAAAATGTTTGGGAATCACTTTCCTTCCTCTGGAAACGAGCCTCAAGGACACTGTTGAAAGCCTCATGGAGAAGGGCTTCCTCAAGTTTTGA